CTATAGAAATTGCGCAACATCCTCTTGCTGAGCAGAAAGGTGTCCAGGTATGCGGACACGACACTCTGAAACGGGTGCAGGAGGGAGAATTCCCTCAGCACCCGGTTCAGGACGGGCGCGTCAAAGCGGTTGGCGTTGTGGGCGGCCAGGTACAGCGGCCCGCAGAAAGAGGATAGGAACTCCATGAAAGAATCGAGAGCCTGGCGGAGTGGGACGGTGTCCATGGGTTTCCCGTGGCGGAAGAGACGGCCGTTCGCCAGCGAGAAACCCGTTACGTCGCTGGCCTCCTTGGTAGGTGCGCAGCGGGGGACGACATAGGTGTTGAAGACCCGTCTGTCGCAGATGGCCGCGATCTGGATGATATCGCACTTTTGAGTGTCTGCGGGTAAGGGAGATAACATATactgtaattttccatgtataatacgcccccatgtataatacgcaccctaaatatggcatgtcgatgctggaaaaaagcctgtatccatgtataatacgcacccaaattttgactcttaagtccgtaaacgtaaaattatttcagaaaaaagatcatctttgggaacaaccagatgttattctgccggtcagtatcactgcgcatgcggtagcaaactcgatagcggagaaatgtttcggatttgtgtagggtacattgtgacagcaaacgagcaggtgatcgagcaagcgtctgatacgagagcattgtgttcgtatggagtgtgtttgaagtgaacagcagagaagaaaggaacaaggcaaagtgttgtgaaataaaatatgacctgtaatacgcattttgttatttgctgattgaaactgctaattaaactgtgaattgaaactaataggtagagaactgaactctcgctctatatagctgacgtgtcttgcgcatccgttctgcgcatactgtcacggcggcctccgtatgatatccggtctgcgatggagattaaaaaccaaacaatatttgacaataacacaccatcaaggattgcaccatcgcatcaaacgatgtgtcgtcaattatgaactttactgactaagtgtgttgggcaggatggctgaatgcgatgcgcgaatgacatgtcttgcgcatccgttctgcgcatactgtcatggcggcctccgtatgatatccggtctgcaatggagattaaaaaacaaacaatatttgacaataacacaccatcaaggattgcaccatcgcatcaaacgatgtgtcgtcaattatgaattttactgactgtgtgttgggcaggatggctgaatgcgatgcgcgattgacaacaaacaagaagaaagatgatttcaagttttatttcgagggagattttcttcaaaaattgctgtacccacgtataatgcgcaccccagattttaggacaataaatgagttaaattttgcgcattatacatggaaaatcacggtattTCGTTTTACGGAGTTTACCAGAAAAAAGATGCACGTGCGCTTCATTGAAGTTAGTTTCAACCAAGACCAACTCATTTATGCGATCATCATTAAAGACTAAACTGTCTTCAATAAGTACAAAAAACACGTTAGTTTTACCTATAACTAAATTGTTTGCAAAAATTAAATTGACACTATTTAAAACGAAGTACAATCAACGAGAACAGTGAGACTGCCAATGTGTGGTTAAAGCACCACAAGGGGTATGACAGCACTCTCTAGTGGTATATTAAAGATTTACAGAAACAAATAtgaaaaaactaaaatgaagtAAATAAAAGGAAAACATTCGAATAACTTTTTTGTTTAACATGAACAGCACTTTTTTAATTAGTCGGACAACTTTGCGAGCTTGTAAGCTATTGACGGTAAAAGGTTTGAGAACTACGTACTataaagattttgtttttattttttccacacaaGGGTGGGTGCTCCTTTGTGATGTCACAGTTGTTGGCAGACAGTTATAAAATAAAGACGTGTTCCTCACTTCTGCCAcagtattttaaataaataagagctgGGGTGTTTGACGCTGATAGCAAAGTCATCAAGTAGATTTTTGTGCCATACCCAGTCCAGTTGTCTCCAGATCAAAGAAAACCACTGTGTACGACATCTAcagaaaaattaaaagaaagcaTTGTGTCAACACGACGTTTAAAAGCACCATAAGCAATTCATCAACTCACCGTGAAGAAACGTCGCGCCTTCGACTGCCGCCGAGCCAGTGTCCAAATTGCAGCTTTTATAGCCCGCTGCGTCAAAGTCAACTTTCGTTTACGAGGAAGAGGGCCGTTTCCCTTTCCTTTCTCCCTCGAGTTGGCCGCCCACACAGGGAGAGGCCCCGCTCGCTCGcgtttttgttttcctctcaaCAGCCGACTTTTCTCCTGGGTTCCTTTTAGTTTCGCTTTATGTCGCGGTGCACGACGGGAAATGAAGTCCAGCCGCATTCCCAAAAGGAGCGAAGGGACATTTGATTAGGTACACCATCACCATTTTACGCGATGGCGACGGCATACTTTGCACTTCAAGACATGATATCGAgagtttagagcaggggtgtcaaactcatttttttcgtgggccgcattttagtcatagcttctttcggagggccattatgactgtcaacccaaatgaatgtatgaaatgtattatatacagtaaaagcgacaaaacaaactgacgaataagtcgttttcaaatcagacgagttagaactggtcaaatattaaaaagaaacattaaaagtgaagacaatttgcaactctagtaatgacacacaaatctgatgcacaatttgtcttcgcaggccacataaagtgatgtggcgggccgtatctggcccccgggccttgagtttgacacctgtagtGTAGAGAGGACACGAAAACGGGGAAACGAAAGAGAAAATGGCGAGAATGTCGGGGGAAATGAAAGAGAATGGAGAAAATGTCGGGAAatgaaagcgagagagagagagaaatagagagagaaagaaaagagagaaatagagagaaagagagagagaaagagagagaaatacAGTGTTGcattttgttcaagatgtccgtcatcgagcaaggaaaacaaagatgtgttgtaatagttggttctttatttgcaagatcttgggttgtctCACTCTGTACACAATGCACTTTTAAGAAAATGAAACAACAATAAAGTCATAGTTCCGGTCAGAAGGCTTTTTAGTGAACCCACAAGCAGCAATCCggaagagaagagagggggaaagaaagaaaacatataaTCATAAGGCAgacatttgttccattatcacctgaatgtctttttatctactgaatgttttgtatctATGTGTCATGAAGTTAATGAGCTGTGCCTTACGTGTAATGGAAAATTACCAGCTCTGCGTGCCGTGTCTGTTCTCTgatggagcaactatgtttgtataaattaccgtttttttccatgtataatgcgcccccatgtataatacgcaccctaaaaacggcatgttgatgctggaaaaaagcctgtacccatgtataatacgcacccaaattttgactcctacttaagtccgtaaacgtaaagttatttcagaaaaaagatcatctttgggaacaaccggatgttattctgccggtcagtatcactgcgcatacgctagcaaactcaatggcgaagaaatgtttcggatttgtgtagggcacattgtgacagcaaacgagcaggtgatcgagcaagcgtctgatacgagagcattgtgttcgtatggagcgtgtttgaagtgaacagcagagaagaaagcgcatctgtaatggcggcctccgtatgatatccggataaaaaactaaaaataaataaaataaaatattgtacccatgtataatgcgcaccccagattttaggacaatgaattagttaaattttgcgcattatacatggaaaaaaacagtaataagagtatttacacattgatATGATAAAGTATACAagtttgtaccgtaattttcggactatattcCTTATTcgcaaacggtacgccgaccgggagacagctgtcccagactaactgtccggtGACTTGGATACAGACCACGAGTtagtcaattacccttctcttgacatcacgtcggggtcaccaagagattgttaggatacggattttagatctgatctgactccaaatctgactccaaattgcgatcaacacttaacacaagaattgttatgtccaaatccacacactgtcgcacctaacaattttgcgagttcgttctgtcaaagagaagaccagtagatcaattacgccgaatttaccaattgtttaatcctgacaaagcaaggtaatacaggcgcctgggtcccgggtccctcacactaaGATTCGTGTGTTCTCGTGACCATcaagagacaacacattctaccgggttgcccagttttaaagaatagaatagatctttgtcAATATgacatgaatattcaagcatgcaaaatattgtgtggtgattggtcgatggttgatggtcatctcctcctcgtttggggtttcccctgctcagcacaggtgtctggaccacaaagacgagttgttattcgcgttcctcaccggccttgagatatcctcctggacctcctgttccacagtactttgaagaaaacaaattgtggatctgttttttttcctttccaagATGATGACGTTGATGTCATTTCCTCAGTGCGAGGCAAAACGGCTGTACTCCTGACATGGATTTTTATGCTTAATTCAATTTTGACAAACGCTGTATTGCGCAGAATATCGTGTTTAGACTACGTGAGGTGCATAAAACAATCCCCTGAACATTTTTGACATGACAGATTTTCTGGAAAGAACAAATCCAATTAACAAGAAACATTTGATTTACTTGAACaagaaaatgatgtggtgggatGAATCTGCCCATTGATAccttacattattattattatcatttacaTACTATTTTCttcctctataaaaaatgtgaaaaaatagAAATTCAATTATAGTTAAATCTTTTGATATTCATTACGGATTGAGATGACTCTGCCCCTCGAGACCTTACATTATTAttcttgttttattatttttattattatatattatatactttttcttcctgggGTCTGCCTCTCAAGAccttacattattattattgttgttgttattattatttacatacTTATTTTTTCTCTATAaaaatgatgtaaaaaaaaccaGAAATCTTTTGATATTTTTATTCATGATCTCTTACAAAAATGATGTGTTGTAACCTGCCCCgtgtcttgagtttgacactatGGGTAGATCATGGAATCCAGAATGGTATCCCAACTTGGGTTCCAAACGTTGTAAAGGTCCTGCAGCACCTCGGCCTGCTCCAGCGGGTTGTAGGCGTCATAGTCGTAGCCTTTGCCCAGGTGGCGCCACACCAGGTCATGAAATTTATGATTACGGCTATGCGGGACCATCCTCCTGCTGATCAATAAGGTATCCACGTAGCAGGCCACCACGCTGCGGAACTTCTGCAGGAGGGAGAACTCGGCCAGAATCCTGCTGAGGACGTGGACGTCAAAGCGACTGGCGTTGTGGGCCACCAGGTACACGGGCTCCTGGAAAGAGGCCAGGAAATCGATGAAGGAGGTGAGAGCCCAGTGGAGTGACACAGTGGGCATCGCTTCCCCATAGCGAAAGAGAAGGCCGTTGGCCACGTAGAAGCCCGTGACCCCCGACGCGCCCCTGCTGATGCAGCAATCGGGGACAATGTAGGTGTTGAAGGTTTGCTCGTCACAAACGGCTCCGATCTGGACGATATCGCACACCTTGCTGTCTGCGGACCAAGGAGAGTTAAAAAAGGCATGTTAGCTTCACTAAATTGTCTTCGATGTATACAAAACAGAAGATGTAAATGTGACAAAATATCAAAGAGAATTGGGCCTAAACACAAGTACAGTTGAATACGTTCAGAGAGGTGATGACGACACAGGTGGACTCCGATCAtttaagtcagtgcttctcaattattttctgttacgcccccccctagcaagaagaaaactattcgcgccccccccccctccccaccgtgactatcctaacttgtcttgtaagtcgtaaaatgttgcactgtcgcaaacgtcacagaagtaacaatgagagcgccactgccccctgctgtgaagatgcgcaattacactttattctagtactgccaaaaaaaaagcctgttccccagggtcacacgcgcccccccaggtatagcaccgcgcccactatttgagaagcactgatttaagtCAACGTTAGATCATTCAGAAATAATTAAGGAACTACTGGAGTAACTGCACTAAGAGAAAAAAGGGGAGGGGTGTGTGAAGAATTCCATATGCCCTACTTTTCCTACCTATTtgtaaataaaagtttaaaatgtACATTTCATTCCACTTTACAATTGTGTCCATTTTACTGTTCTTtcacaaaaaaacatcaattGTATCCTTTCACCtgaaatgtagcaagagatCAAATAAAGTGGGATGATACTTTTGCAAGGCATTGTAAAGACAGCTGCCTGCATCATAATGATAGACAACATGGACCAATGGGTGCTGCTTCCGAATTGTGGACTAGTCTCGATCTCGAAGATAGAAGGAAAGAAatcaagaggggaaaaaaatcactcGCCGTCGGACTCATGTGCACTGGCTTGCTCCTGTCGCCGTGGGGCTCCGTTAAATaagtttgaaatgaaatatggGACACTTCAATGAAGGCGCAGTCGACGAAATTTGTTACAACCGAACAAAAGTTATTTTGGCTCATAAGTTCTAAGAACATCAACTGATAAAGACGATGGAGTACGCATCATCATTCCGCCCAAACATGTCGAGTACATAACTCGTAAAACGTCTGTTCTGAGATAAAACGAGTTTGTCATTAGTTAAATGTTTTAAATGCCATTAAGTTACATACTCAATCCAGTTGTCGCCAAATCAAAGAAAACCGAAGTCATCTGCAAAAGACGATATCAAATACAGATTTAGAGACAGTGACAGTCGCATCATCGTGTAAATTAAAACAtgataaaatgaaaaacatggcTTTTAAAAGCAACGTTATAAGCTCGGCAACTCGCCGTGATGAAGCGTCGGGCAACTGTTGTTATCTTGCGCTTTCGTCGCCGGTGCATGCTGGGAAATGGAGTCCAGCGCTCCTCCTTCGGTGCAGCCGGATTTCACGCGAGCCAgaagacacttcattaggcatgtcaggtttatttctgtTAGAgcggtgctcactctaacttattttgcaagaaccacacggagacaagttagtcgttttagacacctgcaggtggagagttcactcgtcgctgtgctgacagcgatggtcgaatgaagtctgactctcgcttcccacaagagcatctttattaagagaaaaagggtgggggtgacagtggactgaatagacatgttaaagctcttgacctctagattagcagagcaggggatgttttacgatattgtgtaggatgggacaagccaggttatttattaccggttacataccaacataagcataaaactaatctacctaggttatttattaccggttacataccaacataagcataaaactaatctacctaggttatttattactggttacatacattccaacataatcatacgatcaagatagtttggaaaaccctgacaatttcgctgactgaataactgttaagagaaaagtatcagcagaaaaatcacaagtgagacagaatattaattcttttctcgcgaggagtgcagaaCAGATAGTTTACAACCAGgcacgtgcactcataggaggcaggtgaggcagtGCCTCACCTTGCCACCAGGGGCGGTAGAGGGCTCAACATggtttcctcagctg
The window above is part of the Syngnathus typhle isolate RoL2023-S1 ecotype Sweden linkage group LG7, RoL_Styp_1.0, whole genome shotgun sequence genome. Proteins encoded here:
- the LOC133156640 gene encoding DNA polymerase III PolC-type-like; this translates as MSYTVVFFDLETTGLDTQKCDIIQIAAICDRRVFNTYVVPRCAPTKEASDVTGFSLANGRLFRHGKPMDTVPLRQALDSFMEFLSSFCGPLYLAAHNANRFDAPVLNRVLREFSLLHPFQSVVSAYLDTFLLSKRMLRNFYSYSLAYMVQYFLGKSYDAHNALEDARMLQELFRVWKPDRKDVLNCLI
- the LOC133157011 gene encoding uncharacterized protein LOC133157011; protein product: MHRRRKRKITTVARRFITMTSVFFDLATTGLNSKVCDIVQIGAVCDEQTFNTYIVPDCCISRGASGVTGFYVANGLLFRYGEAMPTVSLHWALTSFIDFLASFQEPVYLVAHNASRFDVHVLSRILAEFSLLQKFRSVVACYVDTLLISRRMVPHSRNHKFHDLVWRHLGKGYDYDAYNPLEQAEVLQDLYNVWNPSWDTILDSMIYP